The following coding sequences are from one Pelmatolapia mariae isolate MD_Pm_ZW linkage group LG4, Pm_UMD_F_2, whole genome shotgun sequence window:
- the LOC134625617 gene encoding protein NATD1-like: protein MAFRILSRVCTLTHGLKSSQTAFSTLSSAGSLKVEHDRRNQRFTVTAGSSTADHECGVLKYRFTGEKEVDLMSTFVPETYRGHGVAALLSRAALDFVVEENLKAHVSCLYIKKYIEEQPEQRYKEFVIT from the exons atggctTTTAGGATACTTTCCAGAGTCTGCACACTGACTCACGGACTGAAATCCTCTCAGACCGCCTTCAGTACGTTAAGCTCCGCCGGCAGTTTAAAGGTTGAACATGACCGACGTAACCAGCGCTTCACGGTCACCGCAGGCAGCAGTACTG CGGACCATGAATGTGGGGTGCTGAAATACAGATTCACCGGGGAGAAGGAGGTGGACCTGATGTCGACCTTCGTACCTGAGACATACAGGGGCCATGGTGTTGCAGCTCTGCTGTCGAGG GCTGCGCTGGACTTTGTGGTTGAAGAGAACTTAAAGGCTCATGTCTCCTGCTTGTACATAAAGAAGTACATTGAAGAACAACCAGAGCAGAGATATAAAGAGTTTGTCATCACTTGA